Proteins encoded by one window of Bacteroidia bacterium:
- a CDS encoding glycosyltransferase family 4 protein, whose product MQTSKKKALFLYLEPAGYVEACFKKTVQNYPVELHIVKYPLDPNAPFRFDAVEGITYYDRKQYDGQKLNELADAIQPDFIFCNGWMDKGYVKVAKQYSGKIPTVLAFDNLWEGKLKQYIASVTAPFVLPRIFSHCWVPGQPQVVYAKKLGFKESRIETGMYSANYELFNQAYQKIMPIKEKKFPKRFIFVGRYIEIKGIRELWQAFIQLQNEMPNEWELWCLGKGPLEKEFPQHPKIRNVGFVQPSAMEEYLLQTGVFLLPTYDEHWGVVVHEYAIAGYPLLLSTKAPAGSTFLKQGENGYYHEPSNVESLKKALKKIMLLSDSTLIEMGKKSHELSKSITPDIWASVVWKILNSN is encoded by the coding sequence ATGCAGACAAGCAAGAAGAAAGCCTTATTCCTGTATCTTGAACCTGCCGGATATGTGGAAGCCTGTTTTAAAAAAACAGTGCAAAACTATCCTGTCGAGCTACATATAGTAAAGTATCCGTTGGACCCCAACGCCCCGTTTCGGTTTGATGCTGTTGAGGGCATTACCTATTATGACAGAAAACAGTATGATGGGCAAAAACTCAATGAACTGGCTGATGCAATCCAACCTGATTTTATTTTTTGTAATGGATGGATGGATAAGGGATATGTAAAAGTTGCCAAACAATATTCTGGAAAAATACCTACAGTGCTTGCATTCGATAATTTGTGGGAAGGAAAACTTAAACAATACATAGCTTCAGTAACAGCACCATTTGTTTTACCTCGCATTTTTTCACATTGTTGGGTTCCCGGGCAACCACAAGTAGTATATGCCAAAAAATTAGGATTTAAAGAGAGTAGAATAGAAACAGGCATGTATTCAGCCAATTACGAATTGTTCAATCAGGCATATCAAAAGATAATGCCAATTAAGGAAAAGAAGTTTCCAAAACGCTTTATTTTTGTTGGTCGTTATATTGAAATTAAAGGTATTCGTGAACTGTGGCAGGCATTTATACAATTGCAGAATGAAATGCCAAATGAATGGGAGTTGTGGTGTTTGGGAAAAGGCCCGCTTGAAAAAGAGTTTCCACAGCATCCAAAAATCAGAAATGTAGGGTTTGTTCAACCTTCGGCAATGGAGGAATATTTACTTCAGACAGGTGTTTTTCTTTTACCAACTTACGATGAACATTGGGGTGTAGTCGTACATGAATATGCTATTGCAGGTTATCCGTTGTTGTTAAGTACAAAGGCACCTGCAGGATCGACATTTTTAAAACAAGGTGAGAACGGATATTACCATGAGCCGAGTAATGTTGAGTCATTGAAGAAAGCTTTAAAAAAAATAATGCTTTTATCTGATAGCACTTTAATCGAAATGGGTAAAAAAAGTCATGAATTGTCAAAGTCTATAACACCCGATATATGGGCTTCTGTAGTCTGGAAAATTTTAAACAGTAATTAA
- the asnB gene encoding asparagine synthase (glutamine-hydrolyzing), producing MCGITGIYGMGSVQSSSTIRQMNNAISHRGPDDEGYYIDEQVALGHRRLAIIDLSPAGHQPMQSNDGNLEIAFNGEIYNFQEVKKHLSGYEFKSNSDTEVILAAFMKWGKDCLRHFNGMFAFAIWDKAKQELFIARDRLGIKPVYYFRQDRTVLFSSEIRSLLQSGIVPRKINRKVVHEYFTYQTIHAPETFINNVFMLMPGHCMTINASGINIERYWHIVENTDFSSEGKSYENVCADINKLFYDAVSRRLISDVPFGAFLSGGIDSSAVVGAMSRIHSQPVKTFTIAFDESEFSEAKFAKLIADKYQTDHHEFLLKPEDFLNLLPEAMNALDHPSGDGPNSYIVSKITRQAGVTMALSGLGGDELFAGYPVFKRTELLHQKSWLWKLPLPLRHLLGKLITTLKKDTASIKMQQLLLSPNASLQYSFPVSRQISNTQQLAAFIEEKFNGIDAVKSIIEELNKSTVRLPLFSQVSAAEISSYMQNVLLRDTDQMSMAVALEVRVPFLDYKLVEYVMGVKDEYKNPVYPKKLLVDSLGDLLPDEVVHRKKMGFVFPWERWLKKELSTFCGDRIYALANRGFMNKEALTNRWQSFNEGKPGVRWLDMWLCVVLEHWLEKNNIEY from the coding sequence ATGTGTGGAATAACCGGCATTTATGGAATGGGTAGTGTACAGTCGTCATCTACTATCAGGCAGATGAATAATGCTATTTCACATCGCGGCCCTGATGATGAAGGGTACTATATTGACGAGCAAGTTGCTCTTGGTCACCGTAGGTTAGCTATTATAGATCTCTCTCCTGCAGGACATCAGCCTATGCAAAGTAATGATGGCAATCTTGAAATTGCATTCAATGGTGAAATTTATAATTTTCAGGAAGTAAAAAAGCATCTTTCCGGATATGAATTTAAGTCAAACAGTGATACAGAAGTGATTCTTGCCGCCTTTATGAAATGGGGTAAAGATTGTTTGAGACATTTTAACGGTATGTTTGCTTTTGCCATTTGGGATAAAGCCAAACAGGAACTTTTTATTGCGCGCGACAGGTTAGGAATAAAACCTGTTTACTATTTCAGACAAGATAGAACTGTTTTGTTCAGCTCAGAAATCAGGTCGTTGCTGCAATCAGGAATTGTGCCTCGAAAGATTAACCGTAAAGTTGTTCATGAGTATTTTACTTATCAGACCATTCATGCCCCTGAGACGTTTATTAATAATGTGTTTATGCTCATGCCCGGTCATTGTATGACGATTAATGCTTCCGGAATAAATATTGAACGGTATTGGCATATTGTTGAGAACACTGATTTTTCTTCGGAGGGCAAGAGCTATGAAAATGTTTGTGCCGATATTAACAAACTGTTTTATGATGCTGTAAGCAGAAGATTAATCAGCGATGTGCCCTTTGGAGCATTTCTTTCCGGTGGCATTGACTCAAGTGCTGTGGTAGGAGCTATGAGCCGTATTCACTCACAACCTGTTAAAACATTTACCATTGCATTTGATGAATCGGAATTTAGTGAAGCAAAATTTGCAAAACTGATTGCTGATAAGTACCAAACAGATCATCATGAGTTTTTACTTAAACCGGAAGATTTTTTAAATTTATTGCCTGAAGCTATGAATGCTCTTGATCACCCTAGTGGTGATGGTCCTAACTCATATATTGTTTCAAAAATTACAAGACAAGCCGGTGTTACAATGGCTCTCTCAGGTCTTGGTGGTGATGAATTGTTTGCCGGTTATCCGGTATTTAAACGTACAGAATTGTTGCATCAAAAAAGCTGGCTTTGGAAATTGCCATTGCCTCTTCGCCACTTGTTGGGTAAATTAATTACAACATTAAAAAAAGATACTGCAAGCATTAAAATGCAACAGTTATTGCTGTCGCCAAACGCTTCTTTGCAATATTCTTTTCCTGTTTCAAGGCAAATAAGCAATACACAACAGTTGGCTGCATTTATCGAAGAAAAGTTTAATGGCATTGATGCTGTGAAATCAATAATAGAAGAATTGAATAAAAGCACTGTCAGACTTCCGCTCTTCAGCCAGGTGAGTGCAGCAGAAATATCAAGCTATATGCAAAACGTATTGCTGCGCGATACCGATCAGATGAGTATGGCTGTGGCTCTTGAAGTAAGAGTGCCGTTTCTTGACTATAAGTTGGTTGAATATGTGATGGGTGTTAAGGATGAATATAAAAACCCTGTTTATCCTAAGAAACTCTTGGTAGATAGTTTAGGTGATTTATTACCGGATGAAGTTGTGCACCGTAAAAAAATGGGTTTTGTTTTTCCATGGGAGAGATGGCTGAAAAAAGAGTTGAGTACTTTCTGCGGTGACCGCATTTACGCACTTGCTAATCGTGGCTTTATGAATAAAGAAGCACTTACTAACAGATGGCAAAGTTTTAATGAAGGAAAGCCGGGTGTACGTTGGCTCGATATGTGGCTTTGTGTAGTGCTTGAACATTGGCTTGAAAAAAATAATATTGAATACTGA
- a CDS encoding glycosyltransferase yields MSSRKKILVAIDWYLPGYKAGGPIRSCASIINCLKDDFDFAVITSDTDFSDDKPYTGVESDAWNILPDGTRVYYFSQSNFSQKSLRAVMQSEQPDILYMNSFFSQNFTLKPLKIARKYLPKCKCIIAPRGMLGAGALAIKPLKKLAFISLSKMLATFDKVRWHASTEQEAKEIKAMFGNRAEVRVALNLSSVKPAVSETKIKNSGQLNLVFFSRVSKKKNLHLVLEWLKAIPQHLKVTFQIYGTLEDDAYWSQCKDLIKLLPQNISVEYKGVIDARQSESVFENNHFSILLTMHENYGHAIVESLAFGVPVIISNNTPWHGLEAKYAGFDFPLDNQQHFIESLLKAVSMDQKTYSLWQNGAIELAKEVLNNSDTVNQNRKLFAE; encoded by the coding sequence ATGTCCTCAAGAAAAAAAATTCTGGTTGCAATTGACTGGTACCTTCCCGGATACAAAGCAGGCGGGCCAATACGTTCTTGTGCCAGTATAATAAACTGCCTGAAAGATGATTTTGACTTTGCCGTAATTACTTCCGATACCGATTTTAGCGATGACAAACCTTATACAGGAGTTGAGTCTGATGCATGGAATATTTTACCGGATGGTACACGTGTTTATTATTTTTCTCAAAGCAATTTCAGTCAGAAATCATTACGTGCGGTGATGCAAAGTGAACAGCCCGACATATTGTATATGAACAGCTTTTTCTCTCAAAACTTTACCTTAAAGCCATTGAAGATTGCACGAAAATATCTGCCAAAATGTAAGTGTATTATTGCACCAAGAGGTATGTTAGGTGCAGGTGCATTAGCTATTAAGCCATTGAAAAAACTTGCATTTATTTCTCTCTCTAAAATGCTTGCCACATTTGATAAAGTACGTTGGCATGCCAGCACAGAGCAAGAAGCAAAAGAGATAAAGGCAATGTTTGGCAATAGGGCAGAAGTCAGGGTAGCTTTAAATTTATCATCTGTAAAGCCTGCTGTGTCAGAAACAAAAATTAAAAATTCCGGTCAATTGAATTTGGTGTTTTTCAGTCGCGTCTCTAAAAAGAAAAATCTGCATCTTGTGTTGGAATGGCTTAAAGCAATTCCACAGCATCTTAAAGTTACATTTCAAATTTATGGTACACTTGAAGATGATGCTTACTGGAGTCAGTGCAAAGATTTGATTAAGTTGTTACCTCAAAATATTTCTGTTGAATACAAAGGCGTTATTGATGCCAGACAATCTGAATCAGTATTTGAAAACAATCATTTTTCAATATTGCTGACAATGCACGAAAACTATGGACATGCTATAGTTGAAAGTTTGGCATTTGGTGTTCCGGTAATTATCAGCAACAACACGCCATGGCATGGACTTGAAGCAAAATATGCCGGATTTGACTTTCCATTAGATAATCAACAGCATTTTATTGAAAGTCTGTTAAAAGCAGTTTCCATGGATCAGAAAACGTATAGCTTGTGGCAAAATGGAGCTATTGAACTTGCTAAAGAAGTATTAAACAATTCAGATACAGTAAATCAAAATAGAAAATTGTTTGCAGAATGA
- a CDS encoding glycosyltransferase family 2 protein, translated as MKISIVTITYNSAATIEDTIKSVVAQDYSDMEYLLIDGKSKDNTLQIVEKYKDKITKIVSEKDGGLYYGLNKGLKMASGDVIGAIHSDDLYAHAQVISNVMKLFNADPELEGVYADLIFVNREDTNKVMRVWKAGECKPDSFEKGWMPPHPTFFVRKSVYEKYGYINTDLKLSADYELMLRLIHKHKIKIAYLPETIVKMRMGGVSNVSFFVKLKANIEDKLAWKMNNLKPGFFTTLRKPLRKISQYFKKAYNTFFY; from the coding sequence ATGAAGATTTCGATTGTAACAATAACTTATAATAGTGCTGCAACTATTGAAGACACCATTAAATCTGTTGTTGCACAGGACTATTCCGATATGGAATATTTGCTTATAGACGGTAAGTCAAAAGATAATACACTTCAGATAGTTGAAAAGTATAAGGATAAAATCACCAAAATAGTTTCCGAAAAAGATGGAGGACTTTACTATGGACTCAATAAAGGTTTAAAAATGGCATCAGGTGATGTAATCGGAGCCATACATTCTGACGATTTATATGCTCATGCACAGGTTATTTCCAATGTCATGAAATTGTTTAATGCTGACCCCGAACTGGAAGGTGTTTATGCAGATTTGATTTTTGTTAACCGTGAAGATACCAATAAAGTAATGCGTGTTTGGAAGGCAGGAGAATGTAAACCCGATTCATTCGAGAAAGGATGGATGCCACCACACCCTACTTTCTTTGTCCGTAAGTCGGTTTATGAAAAGTATGGCTACATTAATACCGATTTAAAACTTTCTGCCGACTATGAATTAATGCTTAGGCTTATTCACAAGCATAAAATAAAGATTGCCTATCTCCCCGAAACAATTGTCAAAATGAGAATGGGAGGCGTTAGTAATGTCAGTTTTTTTGTAAAACTTAAAGCCAATATTGAAGATAAGCTTGCCTGGAAAATGAACAATCTGAAGCCCGGATTCTTCACAACATTACGTAAGCCACTTCGAAAAATCAGTCAGTATTTTAAAAAGGCATACAATACCTTCTTCTACTAA
- a CDS encoding RNA polymerase sigma factor has protein sequence MKNSDIIFKDSVKDHYRSLKGFALKLTQNTEDANDLIQETMLKALNNEDKFEKGTNLSGWLYTIMRNIFINNYRRMVKSQTFLDSTENQFFLNNINNATRNRGEANLVMKEINNAINDLSDNLKVPFMMSFRGYKYEEIASQLSIPLGTVKIRIHTARQKLKEKLSVYNSLSF, from the coding sequence ATGAAAAACTCAGATATCATATTTAAAGATTCAGTAAAAGACCATTATCGGTCATTAAAAGGTTTTGCATTAAAACTCACTCAAAATACTGAAGATGCCAATGACCTTATTCAGGAAACAATGTTGAAGGCATTAAACAATGAAGATAAATTTGAAAAGGGAACCAATCTTAGCGGATGGCTTTATACCATAATGCGAAATATTTTCATAAACAACTATCGCAGAATGGTGAAAAGCCAAACATTCTTGGACAGCACCGAAAATCAATTTTTCCTTAATAACATTAATAATGCAACCAGAAACAGAGGTGAGGCTAACTTGGTGATGAAGGAAATCAACAATGCAATCAATGATTTGTCCGATAATCTTAAAGTGCCTTTTATGATGAGTTTCCGGGGCTATAAATACGAAGAGATAGCTTCACAATTATCTATTCCATTAGGAACCGTAAAAATCAGAATACATACTGCAAGACAAAAACTGAAAGAAAAACTTTCTGTTTACAATTCATTGTCGTTCTGA
- a CDS encoding menaquinone biosynthesis protein has translation MIRVSVVSYLNSKPFVAGLTQNSIKTEIDLSLDIPSVCAEKLINGKVDIGLIPVAVLPLVKNAQIITPFCIASNGNVNSVLLLSQVALNEINQIWLDYHSRTSVMLAQLLAKDFWKIDVSWLPSEKGFENKIEGKTAGIVIGDRALALKSNFKYVYDLATEWKKHTGLPFVFACWVSNKSLPEKFIAAFSHALSQGIEMIPELSKQLQPDYRFDVESYLTENIDFRLNEQKEQALKLFLQQIS, from the coding sequence GTGATTCGTGTATCAGTAGTTTCTTATCTCAACTCCAAACCATTTGTTGCCGGGTTGACACAAAATAGTATTAAAACCGAAATAGATTTGTCATTGGACATCCCTTCTGTTTGTGCAGAAAAACTAATCAATGGAAAAGTTGATATAGGATTGATACCTGTAGCTGTTCTTCCATTAGTAAAAAATGCGCAAATCATAACTCCGTTTTGTATTGCCTCAAACGGAAATGTTAACTCTGTACTGTTGTTAAGTCAGGTTGCGTTAAATGAAATAAATCAAATCTGGCTTGATTATCATAGCAGAACTTCGGTAATGCTGGCACAGTTACTTGCAAAAGATTTCTGGAAAATTGATGTTAGTTGGCTTCCGTCTGAAAAAGGTTTTGAAAATAAAATAGAAGGTAAAACTGCAGGCATTGTTATTGGTGACAGGGCATTGGCATTGAAGTCAAACTTCAAATATGTATATGACCTTGCTACTGAATGGAAAAAACATACGGGACTACCTTTTGTCTTTGCCTGTTGGGTAAGCAACAAGTCCTTACCGGAAAAATTTATTGCTGCTTTTTCTCATGCACTCAGTCAGGGAATAGAAATGATTCCTGAGTTAAGTAAACAACTTCAACCTGACTATCGTTTTGATGTAGAATCCTATTTAACTGAAAACATTGACTTCAGGTTAAATGAGCAAAAAGAACAAGCATTGAAATTGTTTTTACAACAAATTTCATAA
- the holA gene encoding DNA polymerase III subunit delta — protein sequence MPERKFEEILKDLKNKVYHPLYFLQGEEPYYIDAISDYVEKNVLNDMEKEFNQTVLYGREADAMGIVSAARRFPMISNYQVVIIKEAQDVKWFGNKDKEEDKAKDKSKEKEDPLMLYLQNPTPTTILLFCYKYKTIDSRTKKGKLIKDKAQFLETKKLYDNQLPAWIKNYLKDRKIKADDHAVEMLAEYLGNDLSKINNEVGKMLINLKDKSVITPNDIREHIGVSKDYNVFELQNALAERNVLKANRIVNYFEANPKNNPIQLIIGSLFAYFNKILIYHFTVDKSAASLASALGISPFFVKDYEQAARNYPVKKLEKIIGWLREYDLKSKGVGSTDQVPTGDLLREMVFKIIH from the coding sequence ATGCCAGAACGCAAATTTGAAGAGATATTAAAAGATCTTAAAAACAAGGTTTATCACCCTCTGTATTTTCTACAGGGCGAAGAGCCTTATTACATAGATGCCATCAGCGATTATGTTGAAAAAAATGTGCTGAATGACATGGAGAAAGAGTTTAATCAAACCGTTCTCTATGGTCGTGAAGCGGATGCTATGGGAATTGTGAGTGCTGCACGAAGGTTTCCAATGATATCTAACTATCAGGTTGTAATTATTAAAGAAGCACAAGATGTAAAATGGTTTGGCAATAAGGATAAAGAAGAGGATAAAGCAAAAGATAAAAGCAAGGAGAAAGAAGATCCGTTGATGCTATATCTTCAGAATCCTACACCAACAACCATACTGTTGTTTTGTTATAAATACAAAACCATTGACAGCCGAACAAAAAAAGGAAAACTAATAAAAGATAAAGCACAGTTTCTTGAAACAAAAAAATTGTATGATAATCAATTACCTGCCTGGATAAAAAACTATCTGAAAGACAGAAAAATAAAAGCTGATGACCATGCTGTAGAAATGCTTGCCGAATACTTAGGGAATGATTTGTCTAAAATCAATAATGAAGTTGGGAAAATGCTGATTAACCTTAAAGATAAATCGGTTATTACGCCTAATGATATACGTGAGCATATTGGCGTGAGTAAAGACTACAATGTTTTTGAATTGCAGAATGCATTGGCTGAACGCAATGTTTTAAAAGCAAACAGAATTGTTAATTATTTTGAAGCCAATCCAAAAAACAATCCTATTCAATTGATTATTGGCAGCTTGTTTGCTTACTTTAATAAAATTCTCATTTATCATTTCACCGTTGACAAATCTGCTGCATCATTAGCATCTGCATTAGGCATAAGTCCATTTTTTGTTAAAGATTATGAGCAAGCAGCCAGAAACTATCCAGTAAAAAAATTAGAAAAGATTATAGGATGGTTGCGCGAGTATGATCTAAAATCTAAAGGTGTAGGCAGTACGGATCAGGTGCCAACAGGAGATTTGCTCAGGGAAATGGTTTTTAAAATTATTCATTAA
- a CDS encoding AMP nucleosidase, producing MHSKEEIVKNWLPRYTGTAIEDFGKYILLTNFNNYVEIFAEQHQVEIMGTHRSMPNATANGITLINFGMGSANAATIMDLLTAIEPEACLFLGKCGGLKRKNQLGDLILPIAAIRGEGTSNDYLPAEVPALPAFSLQKAVSTTIRDYDKDYWTGTVYTTNRRVWEHDEEFKQYLRKMRCMAIDMETATIFTTGFVNQIPSGALLLVSDQPMIPDGVKTEKSDLSVTRQFVKDHINIGIDSLNQLKNNGLTVKHLRF from the coding sequence ATGCATTCGAAAGAAGAAATTGTAAAAAACTGGCTCCCACGATACACAGGCACCGCTATTGAAGATTTTGGTAAATACATTTTACTCACCAACTTCAATAATTATGTTGAAATTTTTGCAGAACAACATCAGGTAGAAATCATGGGCACACACCGTTCGATGCCTAATGCTACAGCCAATGGTATTACATTAATTAATTTCGGAATGGGCAGTGCCAATGCTGCAACTATTATGGATTTGCTTACAGCTATTGAACCGGAAGCTTGTTTATTTCTTGGGAAATGTGGTGGCTTAAAACGTAAAAATCAATTGGGAGATTTAATACTGCCCATTGCTGCTATTCGTGGTGAAGGAACTTCCAATGACTATTTGCCGGCTGAAGTTCCTGCTTTGCCTGCCTTTAGTTTGCAAAAAGCCGTGTCAACAACCATTAGAGATTATGACAAGGACTATTGGACAGGTACCGTTTACACTACAAACCGAAGAGTATGGGAGCATGACGAGGAGTTTAAACAATACCTGCGGAAAATGCGTTGTATGGCAATTGATATGGAAACAGCTACAATTTTTACAACCGGATTTGTAAATCAGATTCCTTCCGGAGCTTTGTTATTAGTAAGCGATCAACCAATGATACCTGATGGAGTGAAAACAGAAAAAAGTGATTTGAGTGTTACAAGACAATTTGTTAAAGATCATATCAATATTGGAATTGACTCTTTGAATCAATTAAAAAATAACGGTCTTACGGTAAAGCATCTGCGTTTTTAA
- a CDS encoding type I restriction enzyme HsdR N-terminal domain-containing protein, with amino-acid sequence MIELNLPHFDFKIKTEGQSKQIFDQLRNKYVALTPEEWVRQHFMMFLIYEKKYPKGLFAIEKEHVFNNMKMRADLIVYKHDLSPWLICEFKAPEVAITQEVFYQVARYNLTFDVPYLVVSNGLEHFCCRRVEDRFEFQDDIPDFETVDK; translated from the coding sequence ATGATTGAATTGAATTTACCTCATTTTGATTTTAAAATTAAAACAGAGGGACAAAGTAAACAAATTTTTGACCAGCTCCGAAACAAGTATGTTGCTTTGACACCTGAAGAGTGGGTGCGTCAACATTTTATGATGTTCTTGATTTATGAAAAAAAATATCCTAAAGGATTGTTTGCCATTGAAAAAGAACATGTTTTTAATAATATGAAAATGCGTGCTGACCTTATTGTTTATAAGCATGATTTATCACCTTGGCTGATATGTGAGTTTAAAGCTCCTGAAGTAGCTATTACACAAGAAGTCTTTTATCAGGTTGCACGATATAATCTGACTTTTGACGTTCCTTATCTTGTAGTAAGTAATGGTTTAGAACATTTTTGTTGTAGAAGGGTAGAAGACCGTTTTGAATTTCAAGACGACATACCTGATTTTGAGACAGTGGATAAGTGA
- a CDS encoding response regulator transcription factor: MVQEINIKVLLVKHNQDLFLPITKCFESENIRYTCTCSASEALEELKNETYDFILLENQLPEYSALIFIKQLNLQRFKGNVLIVAKNATDEEIVNSITYGSDDVFTAPFNTNLILARLKSLYRLRFGNVSQNYYFGEIEINPTEYKVWVNKNRLTLTKTEFEILNFLIFNPDKIVPHEVIAKQALNLLPSEIGEDYAFLYSHLKNLKRKIGQHSSFNYIKTVYGQGYRFCSFIPLTKGNVEL; this comes from the coding sequence ATGGTACAGGAAATTAACATTAAAGTTTTATTGGTAAAACACAATCAGGACTTATTTCTGCCAATAACCAAATGTTTTGAAAGCGAGAATATTCGATACACATGCACCTGCTCGGCATCTGAAGCTCTTGAGGAACTGAAAAATGAAACTTATGATTTTATTCTTCTGGAAAATCAACTACCTGAATATAGCGCACTGATTTTTATAAAACAACTTAATCTGCAACGCTTTAAGGGCAATGTGTTGATTGTAGCCAAGAATGCAACTGACGAAGAAATTGTGAATTCCATAACCTACGGCTCTGATGATGTTTTTACGGCACCCTTTAACACCAACCTGATACTTGCACGATTGAAAAGCCTTTATCGTTTAAGATTTGGCAACGTCTCTCAAAATTATTATTTTGGAGAGATAGAAATTAATCCTACAGAATATAAAGTGTGGGTAAACAAAAATAGATTGACATTGACTAAAACAGAATTTGAAATTCTTAATTTTTTAATTTTTAATCCCGATAAAATTGTACCACATGAGGTAATAGCAAAACAAGCATTAAACTTGTTGCCTTCTGAAATTGGTGAAGACTATGCATTTTTATACAGTCATCTGAAAAATCTGAAAAGAAAAATAGGACAGCATTCGTCTTTTAATTATATTAAAACTGTTTATGGTCAAGGTTATCGCTTTTGTTCATTTATTCCGTTAACAAAGGGGAATGTTGAACTTTAA
- the queA gene encoding tRNA preQ1(34) S-adenosylmethionine ribosyltransferase-isomerase QueA, with protein MKLSQFKFGLNENLLAPHPAANRDESRLMVIDRKTGKIEHKIFKDIINYFDEGDVMVMNNTKVFPARLYGNKEKTGAKIEVFLLRELNPESKLWDVLVDPARKIRIGNKLYFGDDDMLVAEVIDNTTSRGRTLRFLFDGTSADFREVIEKLGNTPLPKYIKRKAEPEDKERYQTVYAKNEGAVAAPTAGLHFSKQLLKRLEIKGISLAELTLHVGLGTFRPVEVEDLTKHKMDSEWFSITQPCVDIVNKAKAGKHRICAVGTTSMRAMESSVSTLGELKPFEGWTNKFIFPPYDFSLANCMVTNFHMPESTLLMMVSAFAGYDLTMHAYKLAMKEKYRFYSYGDAMLIL; from the coding sequence ATGAAATTATCACAATTTAAATTCGGCCTAAACGAAAACCTTCTTGCTCCACATCCTGCTGCCAACCGTGACGAAAGTCGGTTGATGGTAATTGACCGCAAAACCGGTAAGATTGAGCATAAAATCTTTAAAGACATCATTAATTACTTTGATGAAGGGGATGTGATGGTGATGAATAATACCAAGGTTTTCCCGGCACGCCTTTATGGAAACAAAGAAAAGACAGGTGCTAAAATTGAAGTCTTTTTATTACGTGAGTTAAATCCGGAGAGTAAACTGTGGGATGTACTTGTTGATCCTGCACGAAAAATACGAATTGGTAACAAATTGTATTTCGGTGATGACGATATGCTTGTTGCAGAGGTAATTGATAACACAACATCACGTGGTCGTACATTGCGTTTCTTATTTGATGGCACAAGTGCCGATTTCAGAGAGGTAATTGAGAAGTTAGGAAATACTCCGCTTCCGAAATATATTAAACGTAAAGCTGAGCCCGAAGATAAAGAACGTTATCAGACTGTTTATGCTAAGAATGAAGGCGCTGTTGCAGCTCCTACTGCCGGACTACACTTTAGCAAGCAATTATTAAAGCGACTTGAAATTAAAGGTATCAGCCTTGCTGAATTAACATTGCATGTTGGCTTAGGGACATTCAGACCTGTGGAGGTAGAAGACCTTACAAAACATAAGATGGATTCGGAATGGTTTAGCATTACACAACCATGTGTTGACATTGTCAATAAAGCAAAGGCCGGTAAGCATCGTATTTGTGCAGTAGGAACTACCTCAATGCGTGCTATGGAATCATCTGTTTCTACCTTAGGCGAGCTTAAACCTTTTGAAGGCTGGACAAATAAATTTATTTTTCCTCCTTATGATTTCAGCTTGGCTAATTGTATGGTGACAAACTTTCACATGCCTGAATCAACTTTGTTAATGATGGTTTCTGCTTTTGCAGGTTACGATTTAACAATGCATGCCTATAAATTAGCAATGAAAGAAAAGTATCGTTTCTATAGCTATGGCGATGCCATGCTGATTCTCTGA